A section of the Pseudomonas sp. Q1-7 genome encodes:
- the arsC gene encoding arsenate reductase (glutaredoxin) (This arsenate reductase requires both glutathione and glutaredoxin to convert arsenate to arsenite, after which the efflux transporter formed by ArsA and ArsB can extrude the arsenite from the cell, providing resistance.) yields MTELTLYHNPRCSKSRGALELLVARGLAPTVVRYLETPPSAAELRDLLAKLGLSARQLLRTGEDEYKALNLDDAALSEEQLIAAMVTHPKLIERPILVAGNKAVVGRPPEKVLEILP; encoded by the coding sequence ATGACTGAATTGACCCTCTACCACAACCCGCGCTGCTCCAAGTCCCGCGGAGCCCTGGAACTCCTGGTAGCCCGTGGCCTGGCCCCCACCGTCGTGCGCTACCTGGAAACCCCGCCCAGCGCCGCCGAGCTGCGCGACCTACTGGCCAAGCTCGGCCTGAGCGCCCGCCAGTTGCTGCGCACCGGCGAAGACGAGTACAAGGCGCTGAACCTGGATGACGCCGCCCTCTCCGAAGAGCAACTGATCGCCGCCATGGTCACCCATCCCAAGCTGATCGAGCGGCCCATCCTGGTGGCCGGTAACAAGGCGGTGGTCGGCCGGCCGCCGGAGAAGGTGCTGGAGATCCTTCCTTGA
- the wrbA gene encoding NAD(P)H:quinone oxidoreductase, with translation MSAPYILVLYYSRHGATAEMARQIARGVELTGMEARLRTVPAVSAECESVAPDIPADGALYATLDDLRHCSGLALGSPTRFGNMAAPLKYFLDGTSSLWLTGELVGKPAAVFTSTASLHGGQETTLLSMLLPLMHHGMLVTGLPYSEPALLETRGGGTPYGASHHAGADGKRPLDEHEIALCRALGQRLAQTAQRLETLRG, from the coding sequence TTGAGCGCGCCTTATATCCTGGTTCTCTACTACAGCCGCCACGGCGCCACCGCCGAAATGGCTCGGCAGATCGCTCGCGGCGTCGAGCTGACCGGCATGGAAGCACGCCTGCGTACCGTCCCGGCGGTCTCCGCCGAGTGCGAATCGGTGGCTCCGGACATCCCCGCCGACGGTGCCCTCTACGCCACCCTGGACGACTTGCGCCACTGCTCCGGCCTGGCCCTGGGCAGCCCCACCCGCTTCGGCAACATGGCCGCTCCGCTGAAGTATTTCCTCGACGGCACCAGCAGTCTCTGGCTCACCGGTGAACTGGTGGGCAAGCCGGCGGCCGTGTTCACCTCCACCGCCAGCCTCCATGGCGGCCAGGAGACCACCCTGCTGTCCATGCTGCTGCCCTTGATGCACCACGGCATGCTGGTCACCGGCTTGCCCTACAGCGAACCCGCACTCCTGGAAACCCGTGGCGGCGGTACACCTTACGGTGCCAGCCACCATGCGGGGGCTGACGGCAAGCGCCCGCTGGATGAACACGAGATCGCCCTCTGCCGCGCCCTGGGCCAACGCCTGGCGCAGACCGCCCAACGCCTGGAGACATTGCGTGGCTAG
- a CDS encoding DUF2069 domain-containing protein — protein MARKPKKLPELAWLAPRMSASRAISLASFLALAALLAVNTLYFADLHGARTWVVLTIQLVPLALLAPGMIMGNARAHAWACFVVNLYFIQGVLAAIDPARSLFGWLEAGLSLLLFCAALLYTRWRFQYNRKLAGE, from the coding sequence GTGGCTAGAAAACCCAAGAAACTCCCCGAACTCGCCTGGCTGGCCCCGCGCATGTCCGCCAGCCGTGCGATCAGCCTGGCGAGCTTCCTCGCCCTGGCCGCACTGCTGGCGGTGAACACCCTGTACTTCGCCGACCTTCACGGCGCGCGCACCTGGGTCGTGCTGACCATCCAACTGGTGCCCCTGGCGCTGCTCGCGCCCGGCATGATCATGGGCAATGCCCGCGCCCACGCCTGGGCCTGCTTCGTGGTGAACCTCTATTTCATCCAGGGCGTGCTCGCCGCCATCGACCCGGCGCGCAGCCTGTTCGGCTGGCTGGAGGCCGGGCTCAGCCTGCTGCTGTTCTGCGCCGCGCTGCTCTATACCCGCTGGCGCTTCCAGTACAATCGCAAGCTCGCCGGGGAGTGA